From the genome of Hymenobacter gelipurpurascens:
GAAGGTATCAGGCGCTACCTGGAATTTCTCTTCATCAATAAAGAGCAGGCATTATGATTACCGTACTCGGACTTGGCTTTGTGGGGTTAACCACGGCGTTAGGATTCAGCAAGAAAGGCTTTAAGGTCTACGGTATCGACGTAAACCAGGAGCGCGTAGAGAAGCTACGAGGGTATGAGGTGCCCTTTTATGAGCCGCATTTAGATGAGGCGCTACGTCAGCAGCTCGGACACAACTTTTGGCTGGATGTTCCTCTGGTCGAGGCTGTCCGCAACAGTAAGGTGATTATTCTGTGCGTAGGCACACCTGGCAACCCCGATGGCAGCGCCGACCTGACGTATTTGCTCCAGGCAGTGCATGATGTATTTGAGGCTAGCTCCGGCGAGTTCAAAGTCATCGTGACCAAATCGACGGTGCCGCCTTCCACCGTGACCAACAAGGTAAAGCCGTATGTGGAAGAGCTGAACCGGCAATACAATAAGCCCATCGGGTTGGCCTCTAATCCCGAGTTCCTGCGCGAGGGCTATGCCTGGGACGATTTCATGCACCCTGACCGCATAGTAATTGGGGTGGAAGATGAAGACTCGAAAGAGGTGCTTAACGAAATCTACCAGCCCTTCCATGCGCCGGTGCATTATGTAAGCTTCAACTCTGCCGAGTTCATTAAATACCTATCAAACACACTCTTATCCACCCTGATTAGTTTTTCAAACGAAATGGCCATGATTGCCGAGCACATTGGCGGCATTGATGTGGCAGGCGCATTCAAGATTCTGCATCAAGACAAGCGCTGGTTTGGGGCGCCGGCCGCCATGGCCAGCTACGTATACCCCGGCTGCGGATACGGCGGCTATTGTCTGCCCAAAGACACGGCCGCCTTGGTCAGCATTGCGCAGGAGCATGGCTTCACGCCGCACATTCTGGCGGGCAACCTCCAGATCAATGAAGAAATCAAGGATTTTGTGGTCAGCAAAATTATGGCAGCAGTGCCTGCCAGCAGTACCATTGGCATTTTAGGACTCGCTTTCAAGAGCGGCTCCGATGATGTGCGCCTGAGTCCTAGCAAGAGTATCATTGAAAAGCTGCTGGCGCAAGGTTACTCGCGCATAGTGGCCTACGACCCGATGGCCAACGAGATTTTCGCTCAAGAGTATGGGTTGCCCATCACGTACACTAATACACTGGAAGACCTGGTAGAACAGGCCGATGAATTGGTGCTCCTGACCGGGTGGCCGGAATTTCGGCAAAACAAACACCTGATTACCAGTAAGCGGCTGTTCGACTTCCGCCATACCCTGGCGGAACTACCTCAAGCTCCCATTTTGAAAGCCGAGGAAGTGGCCTAGCCCGAATAGTCTTATTGCTTTACTTAGTCTAGGCCAGTTCTGCTCACTAGCAGGACTGGCCTTTTGCTCATACCGCTAAACCGCTTCTCGACCAAAGGGCCGCAAAAAGGCCCGGACTTTCAGCAAGTGCCAAAAGGCCGGGCCTCTGAAGGTAAGTGCTGGTGCTGGTTAGTTGCGGGTCCGGTAAACGGGCTGCACAGGCCTACCGTGCAAGTACTTCTCCACTCCCTCATCCAGTGCCCGCCGATAGACGGCTAAAGCTTCGTGCACGCGCTCGGCGGTTTGCTCTACCTCGGCGGGCCGGTGTGCGTTGCTGATGATAAAGGACGGTAGCAGCAACCCGCGCCGCAACGTCTCCTGCATAAACAGCGTGCGGAACGCCTGCGACGGCTGACCATCGGCATCTCGGGTGCCATACACCAGGCATTGGGGCTGACCGAGCAGCAGAAATTGGTTTTGCAAGCCATGCTCCAGCACACTCTGGTTCAGCAATTTGCGCAGATATTGCCCTGCCTCGTGCATGGTTTCTATGACGGGCTCTCGGCGGTAGGTGGCCAGCACTTCGCGCATGGCCGCCAGGGCATGGCTTTCGGCTCCGTAGGTGGTAGAAAGCAGGAAAACGCGCTCCTGCTGGTGGTGTAGGCCACCCAGTTCCATCAGTTCCCGCTTCCCGGTAAGGGCCGCGATGCTGAACCCATTGCCCAGCGCCTTGCCCCAGGTGCTCAGATCGGGCCGGATGCCATGCACGGCCTGGGCGCCGCCTACATGCCAGCGCAGACCCGCGATTATCTCATCGAAAATAAGTACGGTGCCGTGTTGAGTACATAGGTCGCGCACGCCCTGCAGAAACCCTGGCTCAGGTGCAACTTCCTTTTCCACCTCCAGAATCAGGCAGGCTACCTCTCCGGCGTTTTCCGTGAACAGCTGCCGCACGCTGTCCAGATTGTTATACCGAAACGACACCGTGAGGCGGCGCACAGCCTCGGGCACACCCGCGCCCACGGCCGTAGTCCCGATAAACCAATCATCAGTGGAAAAGAACGGGTGGTCGGTGCAGAGTGCAACGAGGGGCCGACCTGTAGCGGCGCGGGCCAGCTTTACGGCGGCGGTAGTAACATCGGAGCCATTTTTAGCGAATTTCACCATGTCGCCGGCGCCGGTTGTGTGCAGGAAATCTTCGGCAGCCTTCAGTTCCAGCACCGTAGGCCTGCCTAGGTTGGTAGTGCCGCGCCACATTTCGCGCTGAGCAGCGCGCAACACCGGCGCATACGCATGGCCCAACGTGACGGCCCGCAGGCCCATTCCGTACTCGATATACTCGTTGCCATCTACATCCCACACGCGGCAACCTTTGCCCCGCACCAGATACGGCGCCATATTCTCCGGAAACTGGTCGTCGCCTTTGGCATACGTGTGGCAACCCGCCGGAATTGCCGCATGAAACCGCGCATCAAGGGCGCGTGAGCCCGCTACTGTGGGCGCTGCTGACTCAGGCGTAGTTATGGACTGCACATCTGGGGCAGCGCTTTCAAGCAGACTAGTGAGGGAAGACATAGCCGGAGCGGTTAGAAAATGGGGAGCGGTACCAGCGTGGCCTAGGCCACGCTGGTACCCTAAAAATCAGGCAAGTAACTGGGTGGCGCGCAAGGCTACGGCAGCCTTGTGCAGCAGCTGAAACGGTAAGCCAGAGCGCTCGGCAATATCCAGCAGGCTGTGGCGCCCATCCGATTGGTTAAGCACCCACAGCAGCACCATTTGCCACTGCTGGCCGTCTAGGCCACCTCCTACCGTTTTGTACAGGCCCCGGCGGCCCAGTTGCGGCTCGCCGTAGGGGCTTAGGTTCTGGTAAGTCTGGTTCTGCTCCAGCACGCGGCACACACGGCGCAGCAGGCGCAGGGAGCCGGTAAGTTGCTGTTGTGTAACAAAGTCGGGGTTATCGGCGGAGGTATGGTACTCTGGGAATTCGCCGAACGGCGTGCGCGTGAGGCACCCTACCGGCAGCCGAAAACCCGGCGAGCAATACTGGCGCTCATCGTAACCGTAGGGGCTGAACAGGCGCAGCTCATGTGGCTCGTGTAGGTCGCGGAGGGCCAGGGCTACGGCGCGGTCTACCTCGGCGGCACCGGCTTCTGATGCCTTGTAGGTAAATTGCCCTGGCCCGCCCAGCAAGGAAAGCACCAGTCCATGCCGCACACACGGTACGGCGGTTTCCTGGTGTTGGGCCAGCCACGTAATAGCGCCTATGGTAGCAGGCACAAACAAAAATCGATAGGAATAGCGCCTAGGCCTATCGGCAAGCCAGTTAGCCAATGCCGTGGCCACCACCAGCCCCGAAATGTTGTCGTTGGCCAGGGAAGGGTGGCAGAGATGACACGAAATCAGAACCTCTTCCTCGCTAGACCCCGGCAACAGGAGCTGCCCATACGTGAGCGAGCCAGCAGGATCGTGGGTGGCGTCAATACATACTTCGTACACCTCATCCTGGAGCTGCTCGCGCTGCCGATGGGCCAGACAAAAGCCCCAGGAAGCACCGTAGTAGCTCGTTCGGTACGGGATGAGGTCAGGCTGCTCGGGCAGGGAGTGCAGATGCTCCTCCAACTCGGCACGCGTAAACCAGCCCGCCACAGGCTGGCTGTAGCCTACTACATGCAGATTGTGGTTGGCAAAATCAATAACGTGCCTCCCCTGCGTATCTCGCACGTAGGCCTGCCGGATGTTCCACTCGGGCGGTACCACCCAATCGAGCACGGGCGTGCCGCTGGGCACCTCCTGCACTTGCAGGCCCGCTGGCAGGTACTGCTCCAGCATGCGCAGCGTCTGCCGTACACCCTCGCCCGTAATGCTGCGCCCAATGGGGTAAAGCTTGCGCAGCAGCCGGTGCATGGCCACCGACTGGCCTACGGGCTTGCCTGTAGGCGGCGCCAGAAAGGCAGCTTCAGATGTGGACGACATCGGCGGTAGCAGGCGTGTAGCTGAAGATTTCCAGCGCCGGAATGGCCACCACAAACTGCCCGCCCCACTCACTGATAGCAGCAAACCGTTCCGATACCTCTTCCCGGATGTTCCAGGGCAGAACCACCACGTAATCGGGGCGCTCCACCTGAATCATGTCGGGGTGCAGCACCGGAATGTGGCTGCCAGGCAGGTATTTGTTCTGCTTGTGCGGGGAGGCATCTACTACAAACGTCATCAGATCGGTGCCCTGAATGCCGCAGTAGTTGAGCAGCGTATTGCCTTTGGCAGCGGCCCCGTAGCCGACAACCCGACGGCCCAGGCGTTTTTGTTTCAGCAGAAACTCCAGAAAATTGGCCCGCACTTCATCAATGCGCGGCTGGAAGTTCTGGTAGTAGGCCACCGTATCCATGCCTTCGCTCCGCTCGCGGGCCAGCAGTTCTTTTACGGCGCCGGAAACCGGCTTGGTATCATCGGCCGTATGGCGGGCAAAGACGCGTAGGGAGCCTCCATGAGTAGGAAGTTCCTCCACATCAAACACTGTGAGGCCTTTGGAGGCAAAAATTCGGTTTACCGTTGTGAGCGACAGATAAGAGAAATGCTCGTGATAAATGGTGTCGAACTGGCATTGCTGCACCAGGTTCAGCAGGTGCGGAAACTCCAGCGTTACCACTCCCTGCGGCTTTAGCAGCAGCGGTAGGCCAGTCACAAAGTCGTTGATATCGGGCACGTGCGCCAACACGTTGTTGGCAATCAGCAGATCGGTCTGCTGGCCTTCGGCGGCCATTTCCTGCGCCAGATTGGTCGTGAAGAAGTTTACCCGGGTTTTTACGCCCCGCTGGGCCGCCATACGGGCCGTGTTTGCAGTAGGGTCGATACCGAGCACGGGTATTCCGTAGCCATGGAAATATTGTAGCAGATAGCCGTCGTTCGAGGCTACTTCCACAACCAAGGAATCGGAAGTGTAGCCGAAGCGCTGCATCATCATATCTACATAGCGCTCTGCATGTTGTAGCCAGCTCGTAGAATAAGAAGAGAAATACGTGTATTCATCACCGAAGATTTCAACGGCCTTTTTCACTTCCCCGATTTGCACCAGAAAGCAACTTTCACAGACATAAATTTTGAGAGGATAATGCTGCTCTGGCTCATCCAACTGCTTTTGCGTCAGCATGGAATTAGAAGGCGGGCAGTGACCTAGATCGGCAAATACATGGTGAAGCGATGTTCCACAATGACGGCAGTTCATAGCAAGCGAGTAATGGTGAGGAGAGAAAACAGGGAACGGAGAACTTGCTGAGGTGTGAAAGGGCTAGTAATCCAGCTATTGGGTTACCAGTAGGTGGATATCGGGGTGGCTTTGGTCTTTTTCGGAGATTAGCACAGGCTCCGTAGGCCACTGAATACCGATGGCCGGATCGTTCCAGCGGAGGCCGCGCTCGTGGCCCGGCGCGTACTTAGCCGACACCTGGTAGCACACATCGGTATTATCGCGCAGCGTAAGAAACCCATGCGCGAAACGAGCTGGCACAAATAGCATCCGGAAGGAGTCGGCGGTGAGCTCAATTCCCAGCCACTGTCCGTAGGTAGGCGACTCTTCGCGCAGGTCTACAATTACATCGTAAATGGCGCCGCGCGTGCACCGGACCAGCTTGGTTTCCTCGTAAGGAGCCAGCTGAAAGTGCATACCGCGCAAGGTGCCTTTGGTAGGGTTCGAGGACACATTGGCCTGCAGCGGCGGCATCAGGATGCCATGCGCGGCAAATTCGTCTTCGCACCAGGAGCGCGCGAAAAAGCCGCGCTCATCGGCCATACGGTCAACATCAATAATAAACGCGCCGGCTAACTCGGTTTCGGTGAAAATCATAACAAAGGATGTGCAGGTGTAGTGGTAGTGAACAAGGGCGTTTTAATAGAGAACCCGGGGCAAAATATACCCTACAGAGCGAGAGCTGCGTACTCCGGCGTTTCTATAGGGGGCAAGGTAGTGGCGGCGGGCAGTGCCCAGCGAAGCGCGGCGTTTAGCTCGCCGGTTTCGCGCAAGGCAGTCAGCACCCGAAGGCGCATTAGCTGCGATGTGCGGAA
Proteins encoded in this window:
- the rfbC gene encoding dTDP-4-dehydrorhamnose 3,5-epimerase produces the protein MIFTETELAGAFIIDVDRMADERGFFARSWCEDEFAAHGILMPPLQANVSSNPTKGTLRGMHFQLAPYEETKLVRCTRGAIYDVIVDLREESPTYGQWLGIELTADSFRMLFVPARFAHGFLTLRDNTDVCYQVSAKYAPGHERGLRWNDPAIGIQWPTEPVLISEKDQSHPDIHLLVTQ
- a CDS encoding UDP-glucose dehydrogenase family protein; the encoded protein is MITVLGLGFVGLTTALGFSKKGFKVYGIDVNQERVEKLRGYEVPFYEPHLDEALRQQLGHNFWLDVPLVEAVRNSKVIILCVGTPGNPDGSADLTYLLQAVHDVFEASSGEFKVIVTKSTVPPSTVTNKVKPYVEELNRQYNKPIGLASNPEFLREGYAWDDFMHPDRIVIGVEDEDSKEVLNEIYQPFHAPVHYVSFNSAEFIKYLSNTLLSTLISFSNEMAMIAEHIGGIDVAGAFKILHQDKRWFGAPAAMASYVYPGCGYGGYCLPKDTAALVSIAQEHGFTPHILAGNLQINEEIKDFVVSKIMAAVPASSTIGILGLAFKSGSDDVRLSPSKSIIEKLLAQGYSRIVAYDPMANEIFAQEYGLPITYTNTLEDLVEQADELVLLTGWPEFRQNKHLITSKRLFDFRHTLAELPQAPILKAEEVA
- a CDS encoding glutamate-1-semialdehyde 2,1-aminomutase, with product MSSLTSLLESAAPDVQSITTPESAAPTVAGSRALDARFHAAIPAGCHTYAKGDDQFPENMAPYLVRGKGCRVWDVDGNEYIEYGMGLRAVTLGHAYAPVLRAAQREMWRGTTNLGRPTVLELKAAEDFLHTTGAGDMVKFAKNGSDVTTAAVKLARAATGRPLVALCTDHPFFSTDDWFIGTTAVGAGVPEAVRRLTVSFRYNNLDSVRQLFTENAGEVACLILEVEKEVAPEPGFLQGVRDLCTQHGTVLIFDEIIAGLRWHVGGAQAVHGIRPDLSTWGKALGNGFSIAALTGKRELMELGGLHHQQERVFLLSTTYGAESHALAAMREVLATYRREPVIETMHEAGQYLRKLLNQSVLEHGLQNQFLLLGQPQCLVYGTRDADGQPSQAFRTLFMQETLRRGLLLPSFIISNAHRPAEVEQTAERVHEALAVYRRALDEGVEKYLHGRPVQPVYRTRN
- a CDS encoding class I SAM-dependent methyltransferase is translated as MNCRHCGTSLHHVFADLGHCPPSNSMLTQKQLDEPEQHYPLKIYVCESCFLVQIGEVKKAVEIFGDEYTYFSSYSTSWLQHAERYVDMMMQRFGYTSDSLVVEVASNDGYLLQYFHGYGIPVLGIDPTANTARMAAQRGVKTRVNFFTTNLAQEMAAEGQQTDLLIANNVLAHVPDINDFVTGLPLLLKPQGVVTLEFPHLLNLVQQCQFDTIYHEHFSYLSLTTVNRIFASKGLTVFDVEELPTHGGSLRVFARHTADDTKPVSGAVKELLARERSEGMDTVAYYQNFQPRIDEVRANFLEFLLKQKRLGRRVVGYGAAAKGNTLLNYCGIQGTDLMTFVVDASPHKQNKYLPGSHIPVLHPDMIQVERPDYVVVLPWNIREEVSERFAAISEWGGQFVVAIPALEIFSYTPATADVVHI
- a CDS encoding DUF4910 domain-containing protein, with the protein product MSSTSEAAFLAPPTGKPVGQSVAMHRLLRKLYPIGRSITGEGVRQTLRMLEQYLPAGLQVQEVPSGTPVLDWVVPPEWNIRQAYVRDTQGRHVIDFANHNLHVVGYSQPVAGWFTRAELEEHLHSLPEQPDLIPYRTSYYGASWGFCLAHRQREQLQDEVYEVCIDATHDPAGSLTYGQLLLPGSSEEEVLISCHLCHPSLANDNISGLVVATALANWLADRPRRYSYRFLFVPATIGAITWLAQHQETAVPCVRHGLVLSLLGGPGQFTYKASEAGAAEVDRAVALALRDLHEPHELRLFSPYGYDERQYCSPGFRLPVGCLTRTPFGEFPEYHTSADNPDFVTQQQLTGSLRLLRRVCRVLEQNQTYQNLSPYGEPQLGRRGLYKTVGGGLDGQQWQMVLLWVLNQSDGRHSLLDIAERSGLPFQLLHKAAVALRATQLLA